The proteins below are encoded in one region of Salmo salar chromosome ssa02, Ssal_v3.1, whole genome shotgun sequence:
- the LOC106579919 gene encoding aromatic-L-amino-acid decarboxylase gives MDTTEFRRRGKEMVDLIAGYLENIEQRTVYPNVEPGYLRSLIPEEAPEEPDTYEDVVKDIERVIMPGVTHWHSPYFYAYFPTANSFPAMLADMLSGAIGCIGFSWAASPACTELETVMMDWLGKMLKLPEDFIAGTHGQGGGVIQGTASEATLVALLAARCRAVRMILASDPQRPETGITSKLVAYSSDQAHCSVERAGMIAEVRMKKIPTDQSDKYAVQGETLRRMIHEDKAAGLIPFYFCATLGTTPSCAFDHITELGPICNAEKIWMHIDAAYAGSSFICPEFRPLLNGIEFADSFNFNPHKWLLVNFDCSTMWVKKRSDLIGAFKMDPLYLKHDHQESGMITDYRHWQIPLGRRFRSLKMWFVFRMYGLKGLQDYIRKHVELAKEFESLVRADQRFEISADVVLGLVCFRLKGSNEVNETLLKRINNGRKIHLVPCLLSGQFVLRFALCARTTESRHIREAWRLITQLADEVMQELPH, from the exons ATGGACACTACAGAGTTccggaggagagggaaggagatggtAGACTTGATAGCAGGTTACCTGGAGAACATCGAGCAGAGGACGGTGTACCCCAACGTGGAGCCTGGGTACCTGCGGTCCCTCATCCCTGAGGAGGCCCCTGAGGAGCCTGACACCTACGAGGACGTGGTCAAAGACATTGAGAGGGTCATCATGCCTGGG GTGACCCACTGGCACAGCCCGTACTTCTATGCCTACTTCCCCACGGCTAACTCCTTCCCGGCCATGCTGGCAGACATGCTGTCTGGAGCTATTGGTTGCATCGGATTCTCCTGG GCTGCCAGCCCAGCGTGTACAGAGCTGGAGACAGTCATGATGGACTGGCTGGGGAAGATGCTCAAGCTGCCAGAAGACTTCATCGCCGGGACACACGGACAAGGAGGAGGCGTCATCCAG GGTACGGCCAGTGAGGCAACTCTTGTGGCTCTCCTAGCTGCCCGCTGCAGGGCGGTCAGAATGATCCTGGCCAGTGACCCACAACGTCCAGAGACTGGCATTACCTCCAAACTGGTGGCCTACTCCTCTGACCAG GCTCATTGCTCGGTGGAACGAGCAGGTATGATTGCCGAAGTGAGGATGAAGAAGATTCCAACGGATCAGTCAGACAAGTATGCTGTCCAGGGAGAGACCCTCCGGAGAATGATACATGAAGACAAGGCTGCAGGACTCATCCCCTTTTAC TTCTGTGCTACTCTTGGGACCACTCCCTCATGTGCATTTGATCACATTACTGAACTTGGGCCCATAT GTAACGCAGAGAAAATCTGGATGCACATTGATGCTGCATATGCTGGGAGTTCCTTTATCTGTCCTGAATTCAGACCTCTGTTGAACGGCATTGAG TTTGCAGACTCTTTCAATTTCAACCCACACAAATGGCTGTTGGTCAACTTTGACTGCTCTACAATGTG GGTGAAGAAAAGATCTGATCTCATTGGGGCCTTCAAGATGGATCCTCTATACCTGAAACATGATCATCAAGAGTCAG GAATGATCACAGATTACAGG CACTGGCAGATTCCACTGGGCCGAAGGTTCCGCTCTCTCAAGATGTGGTTTGTGTTCCGGATGTATGGGCTCAAAGGCCTTCAGGACTATATCCGTAAG CATGTGGAGTTGGCCAAAGAGTTTGAGAGCCTGGTTCGCGCTGACCAGCGCTTTGAGATCAGCGCAGACGTCGTCTTGGGGCTGGTCTGCTTTAGACTAAAG GGTTCCAATGAGGTTAATGAGACCTTGCTGAAGAGGATCAACAACGGCAGGAAGATCCACCTGGTGCCGTGcctgctgtctggtcagtttgTGCTGCGCTTCGCCCTCTGCGCCCGCACCACCGAGTCACGTCACATCCGTGAGGCCTGGCGACTCATCACACAGCTGGCCGACGAGGTCATGCAGGAGCTGCCCCACTGA